A region from the uncultured Macellibacteroides sp. genome encodes:
- the rpsJ gene encoding 30S ribosomal protein S10 — translation MSQKIRIKLKSYDYSLVDKSAEKIVKTVKATGAVVSGPIPLPTHKRIFTVNRSTFVNKKSREQFELSSYKRLIDIYSSTAKTVDALMKLELPSGVEVEIKV, via the coding sequence ATGAGCCAAAAGATCAGAATTAAATTAAAGTCTTATGATTATTCTCTTGTAGACAAGTCTGCCGAGAAGATTGTAAAGACGGTGAAGGCTACCGGTGCTGTAGTAAGCGGCCCTATACCTCTGCCTACGCATAAGCGTATTTTTACTGTGAACCGCTCGACTTTCGTTAATAAAAAGTCTCGTGAGCAGTTTGAACTCTCTTCTTACAAGAGATTAATTGACATCTATAGCTCAACTGCTAAAACAGTTGATGCATTGATGAAGCTGGAGTTGCCCAGCGGTGTAGAAGTTGAAATTAAAGTGTGA
- the rplC gene encoding 50S ribosomal protein L3 yields MPGLLGKKIGMTSVFSAEGKNLPCTVIEVGPCVVTQIKTLENDGYEAVQLGFQDKKEKHTTQPEMGHFKKAGVAPKRFLAEFKNFETSYNLGDVISVDYLESVGFVDVIGTSKGKGFQGVVKRHGFAGVGQATHGQHNRLRAPGSVGACSYPAKVFKGTRMGGQMGNERVTVQNLQVIKVMPEHNLLLVKGSVPGAKGSIVLIEK; encoded by the coding sequence ATGCCAGGATTATTAGGAAAAAAAATCGGAATGACATCCGTTTTCAGTGCCGAGGGAAAGAATCTTCCATGCACTGTTATCGAAGTGGGTCCTTGTGTTGTTACGCAGATCAAAACTCTCGAAAATGATGGTTATGAAGCTGTGCAGTTAGGTTTCCAGGATAAAAAAGAGAAACACACTACACAACCTGAAATGGGCCACTTTAAGAAAGCAGGCGTAGCTCCCAAGAGATTCTTGGCCGAGTTCAAAAATTTTGAAACCTCTTATAATTTAGGAGATGTTATCTCTGTAGATTATTTGGAAAGTGTAGGTTTCGTAGATGTTATCGGAACATCAAAGGGTAAAGGTTTCCAAGGCGTTGTAAAACGTCACGGATTTGCCGGTGTTGGACAAGCAACACACGGTCAGCATAACCGTTTGCGTGCCCCGGGTAGTGTTGGTGCTTGTTCTTATCCTGCAAAGGTTTTTAAGGGAACTCGTATGGGCGGACAGATGGGTAACGAACGTGTAACTGTTCAAAACCTTCAGGTGATCAAGGTGATGCCGGAGCACAATCTTTTATTAGTAAAAGGATCTGTTCCAGGAGCAAAAGGTTCAATCGTATTAATTGAGAAGTAA